In Pseudoalteromonas piratica, the following proteins share a genomic window:
- a CDS encoding RNA methyltransferase, translated as MSRTEIVLINPKSATNVGGVMRAAGCYGVEKVHYTGNRYGHAQKFATDTKQRVEEIPLTALTDINTLVKSDTKIIAVELIDGATPLPHFTHPDNAIYVLGPEDGSIRKDVLKYCDDVVYIPTKGCMNLAATVNVVLYDRLAKASNTDYSREFLLENRDNNNKVSFNKNKN; from the coding sequence ATGTCACGCACTGAGATTGTTCTAATTAACCCTAAGAGTGCTACAAATGTTGGTGGCGTGATGCGTGCCGCAGGGTGTTATGGTGTTGAGAAAGTGCATTATACTGGTAATCGTTATGGTCACGCACAAAAATTTGCTACTGATACAAAGCAACGAGTGGAAGAAATTCCGCTTACAGCACTCACTGACATCAATACACTTGTTAAGTCCGATACTAAAATAATTGCCGTTGAGTTAATCGATGGTGCTACGCCGTTGCCACATTTTACTCACCCTGATAACGCCATATATGTACTTGGACCTGAAGATGGTTCTATTAGAAAAGACGTACTGAAATATTGTGACGACGTAGTTTACATACCGACCAAAGGTTGCATGAATTTAGCAGCCACTGTTAATGTTGTGCTATATGATAGATTAGCAAAAGCAAGTAACACAGATTACTCACGCGAGTTTTTGCTTGAAAATAGAGATAACAATAATAAAGTCTCGTTTAACAAAAACAAAAATTAG
- a CDS encoding lytic murein transglycosylase yields MISVSTFADEEQAKFNQYVADLKAEAIEKGYKKSIVEDAFATIKFKKKVIKADKNQPEVKETLETYLPKRVPKWKIDRARKLYKENKDVLEKIAEQYGVQARFIVALWGLESNFGKIQGSTPVISSVVTLAYDGRREDMYKRQLWAALTILEEGHISLEHFKGSWAGAMGQTQFMPTSFNAYAVDYDGDGKKDIWQNKYDAFASIANYLKKAGWNDNLTWGRQVVLPQEFNNQHILQRGTRTRKQWLDNWSKSERDLASWQALGLRRTDGSDLPQVDITAALVMPDDINGRMYLAYDNYKALMHWNRSYYFATSVGYLSDRIGYPKI; encoded by the coding sequence ATTATTTCGGTCTCTACCTTTGCAGATGAAGAGCAAGCAAAATTTAATCAGTATGTTGCAGATTTAAAAGCTGAAGCAATTGAAAAGGGATATAAAAAATCAATTGTTGAAGATGCCTTTGCTACTATCAAATTTAAAAAGAAAGTAATCAAAGCGGATAAAAACCAGCCTGAAGTAAAAGAAACCCTCGAAACGTACCTTCCTAAACGCGTACCAAAATGGAAAATAGACCGAGCGCGTAAACTTTATAAAGAAAATAAAGATGTGCTCGAGAAAATTGCTGAGCAATACGGTGTTCAAGCCCGTTTTATCGTGGCACTGTGGGGGCTTGAAAGTAATTTTGGTAAAATTCAAGGCTCAACACCTGTAATCTCATCGGTTGTGACACTTGCTTATGATGGCCGTCGCGAAGACATGTATAAGCGTCAGCTTTGGGCCGCATTAACCATTTTAGAAGAGGGGCATATAAGCCTTGAACATTTTAAAGGTTCTTGGGCTGGCGCAATGGGACAAACCCAGTTTATGCCAACATCGTTTAACGCATACGCTGTTGATTACGATGGAGATGGTAAAAAGGACATTTGGCAAAATAAATACGATGCCTTTGCATCAATTGCCAATTATTTAAAAAAAGCCGGTTGGAATGATAATTTAACTTGGGGTCGCCAAGTGGTTCTTCCGCAAGAGTTTAATAATCAGCACATTTTGCAGCGTGGTACACGCACACGCAAACAATGGCTAGATAACTGGTCAAAGTCAGAACGTGATTTAGCTTCATGGCAAGCACTTGGCCTTCGACGTACCGACGGTTCAGATTTACCACAGGTTGATATAACCGCTGCACTTGTTATGCCAGATGACATTAACGGTAGAATGTATTTAGCTTACGACAATTATAAAGCGTTAATGCATTGGAACCGCTCTTACTACTTTGCCACATCAGTTGGTTATTTATCTGACCGAATTGGTTATCCTAAAATTTAA
- a CDS encoding YcgN family cysteine cluster protein — MLEDKFWLKKSLAEMNQDEWEAICDGCGKCCLHTFIDSDEQDETFESTDVLREGEEIIYTAIVCRYLDTKKCFCTEYEQRTTLVPSCVKLTKDNIDDIFFMPPSCSYRRLHEGRGLASWHPLLNNGSKAVMHRMGISVKGRVMKDNQIDMELFEDYIADWPKEDHD; from the coding sequence ATGTTAGAAGATAAATTTTGGCTTAAAAAATCATTAGCTGAGATGAACCAAGATGAGTGGGAAGCAATTTGTGACGGTTGTGGCAAATGCTGCTTACATACCTTTATTGACAGCGACGAGCAAGATGAAACCTTTGAGAGTACTGATGTACTCAGAGAGGGTGAAGAAATAATTTATACCGCTATTGTCTGTCGATATCTTGATACCAAGAAATGCTTTTGTACTGAGTATGAACAACGAACAACACTCGTACCTAGTTGTGTGAAATTAACAAAAGATAATATTGACGATATTTTCTTTATGCCACCAAGTTGCAGTTACCGTCGATTACATGAGGGCAGAGGCCTTGCTTCATGGCACCCACTATTAAATAACGGTAGTAAAGCAGTTATGCATCGTATGGGAATTAGTGTTAAAGGTCGCGTGATGAAAGATAATCAAATTGATATGGAATTATTTGAAGATTATATCGCTGATTGGCCAAAAGAGGATCATGATTGA